In the Emcibacter sp. SYSU 3D8 genome, one interval contains:
- a CDS encoding SRPBCC family protein — RLIEVRVDTWGGFVWYTMDNDAPPLLKYLEPIPDIHRNFPLEKLVRILWVRVELNCNWKFSSDNFNESYHTRTAHPQVAPIIDQDHFTSRYEIFPNGHARIIQMGRPSLRDRLPEGVPHPFDDQLRAWDIDPDRYATFEEKVTQGWIDLKEAKRKLGPDRGYDHFARLTDEEMTESPFGVVFPNIAFGANAEGMGFFRWEPHPDDPEKCYFDLWEFAYPAKDSYRGRLTQTTLAMKEADYDFRVYSGPEAVADLSDRVVFQDWGLSPGQQAGWRSRGYQEPYLAAQETRVRRFHEVLHDYLDGKPPGR, encoded by the coding sequence CCGCCTGATCGAGGTGCGGGTCGACACCTGGGGCGGCTTCGTCTGGTACACCATGGACAACGACGCGCCGCCGCTGCTGAAGTACCTGGAGCCGATCCCGGACATCCACAGGAACTTTCCCCTGGAGAAGCTGGTGCGCATTCTCTGGGTGCGCGTCGAGTTGAACTGCAACTGGAAGTTCTCGTCGGACAATTTCAACGAATCGTATCACACCCGCACCGCTCATCCGCAGGTGGCGCCGATCATCGACCAGGACCATTTCACCTCGCGCTACGAGATATTTCCCAACGGCCACGCGCGCATCATCCAGATGGGCCGCCCGTCGCTGCGTGACCGGCTGCCCGAGGGCGTGCCGCACCCGTTCGACGACCAGCTCCGCGCCTGGGACATCGATCCGGACCGCTATGCGACCTTCGAGGAAAAGGTCACCCAGGGATGGATCGATCTCAAGGAAGCCAAGCGCAAGCTGGGACCGGACCGCGGCTATGACCATTTCGCCCGGCTGACCGACGAGGAGATGACGGAAAGCCCGTTCGGCGTGGTGTTCCCGAACATCGCCTTCGGCGCCAATGCCGAGGGCATGGGATTCTTCCGCTGGGAACCGCACCCTGACGACCCGGAGAAGTGCTATTTCGATCTGTGGGAATTCGCCTATCCGGCCAAGGACTCCTACCGGGGCCGCCTCACCCAGACCACGCTGGCGATGAAGGAAGCCGATTACGACTTCCGCGTCTATTCGGGCCCCGAGGCCGTCGCCGACCTGAGCGACCGGGTGGTGTTCCAGGACTGGGGCCTCAGCCCAGGCCAGCAGGCCGGCTGGCGCTCGCGCGGCTATCAGGAGCCGTATCTGGCGGCGCAGGAAACCCGCGTCCGGCGTTTCCATGAAGTGCTGCACGACTATCTCGACGGCAAGCCGCCGGGACGCTGA
- a CDS encoding cation:proton antiporter: protein MNLYALFLAFVGIVVLAAAWLPLLLRRLPLSLPIICVLLGYGVFSLFSPSRQLHPISYPDLAERLTELVVIVSLMGAGLKIKRRIGWREWLPTWRLLAVTMPLSILGMAITGWWLLGLAPAAAILLGAVLAPTDPVLASDVQLGPPGSEQEDETRFALTSEAGLNDGLAFPFTHLALAAAAVAAGAGLSDELTNWVAYEVLWKIAAGIVAGYLSGQLFARLMFRLPMAARLAAGGDGFAALGATLAAYGVTELVHGYGFLAVFIAAITLRRTDAGHQYHAQLHDFAEQIERLLMLLVLVVFGGTIAAGMLEPLTWPAAIAGMAFIFVIRPLCGWIGLAGLKQPRKEKMMIAFFGIRGIGSFYYLAYALNHGTFDNAELLWALIGFVVLMSIVVHGMTVTPLMDRLDGRSSSERDPRQ, encoded by the coding sequence ATGAACCTTTACGCTCTGTTCCTGGCGTTCGTCGGCATAGTGGTCCTTGCCGCGGCCTGGCTGCCCCTGCTGCTGCGGCGCCTGCCGCTGTCGCTGCCGATCATCTGCGTACTGCTGGGCTACGGCGTGTTCAGCCTGTTTTCTCCGAGCCGGCAGCTGCATCCCATTTCCTATCCGGACCTTGCCGAGCGGCTAACCGAACTGGTGGTCATCGTGTCGCTGATGGGGGCGGGGCTGAAGATAAAGCGCCGGATCGGCTGGCGCGAATGGCTGCCGACATGGCGTCTGCTGGCCGTCACTATGCCGCTCTCCATCCTGGGCATGGCGATCACCGGCTGGTGGCTGCTGGGGCTTGCGCCTGCGGCGGCGATCCTGCTCGGCGCGGTGCTGGCGCCGACCGATCCGGTGCTCGCTTCGGATGTGCAGCTTGGGCCGCCGGGGTCAGAGCAGGAAGACGAGACGCGATTTGCCCTGACATCGGAAGCTGGGCTCAATGACGGACTCGCCTTTCCGTTCACCCATCTGGCGTTGGCGGCGGCGGCCGTAGCGGCGGGCGCCGGCCTTTCCGACGAGCTCACCAACTGGGTAGCCTACGAGGTGCTCTGGAAAATCGCAGCGGGCATCGTGGCAGGCTATCTGTCCGGCCAGTTGTTCGCGCGGCTGATGTTCAGGTTGCCGATGGCTGCCCGGCTGGCTGCCGGCGGCGACGGATTCGCCGCCCTGGGTGCGACATTGGCGGCTTACGGCGTGACCGAACTGGTTCACGGTTACGGCTTTCTGGCCGTATTCATTGCCGCGATCACGCTCCGGCGCACCGATGCAGGGCACCAATATCACGCCCAGCTGCATGATTTCGCCGAACAGATCGAGCGCCTGTTGATGCTGCTGGTGCTGGTCGTGTTTGGCGGCACCATCGCCGCGGGCATGCTGGAGCCATTGACCTGGCCGGCGGCAATCGCCGGCATGGCGTTCATCTTCGTCATTCGCCCGCTTTGCGGTTGGATCGGGCTAGCCGGGCTGAAGCAGCCGAGGAAGGAGAAGATGATGATCGCGTTCTTCGGTATCCGCGGTATCGGCTCGTTCTATTATCTCGCCTATGCGCTCAATCATGGAACGTTCGATAACGCCGAACTGCTTTGGGCGCTTATCGGTTTCGTGGTGCTGATGTCGATCGTGGTGCACGGCATGACCGTCACGCCGCTGATGGACCGGCTTGACGGGCGGTCGTCCAGCGAGCGGGATCCACGGCAATAA